Proteins encoded by one window of Homoserinimonas aerilata:
- a CDS encoding ATP-dependent DNA helicase RecG — protein sequence MESALDAKLGSVLGGRTAAALQKGLGLATVGDLLSHYPRRYALRGELTALTMLPGGENVTIVAEVVEVRERSMQNRRGSLLEVRISDGTGILSLTFFNQAWRKAELRPGVRGIFAGKVGDYRGTPQLAHPDYELFEPDAESDAEAQRAWAEQPVPIYPATASVTSWQLQKAVGVVLDTLPPLADPVPDAIRQERTLMAYRRALELIHRPKKDIEWRAARKALRFQEAFVLQAGLLQQRDVLRAQAATPRVPQAGGLLELFDARLPFVLTDDQRTVGEEVARDIASDAPMNRLVQGEVGSGKTLVALRAMLAVAESGGQSALLAPTEVLAAQHLRSIVATLGPELAARLRPTLITGQLGMAERRRATLAAVSGQAHIVVGTHALMGDSVEFFDLGLVVVDEQHRFGVQQREALRRKGAVPPHVLVLTATPIPRTVAMTVFGDLDVSTIAQLPAGRIPIESFVVPLADRPGWMGRVWERMSEELAQGRQAFVVCPAIDASAPDPADAPDAPDAAAGTHGPPAKPATVVEVLEELRANPLFTSARIEPLHGRMSSEEKDATMRAFGAGEIDVIVATTVIEVGVDVPNASTMVVLDADRFGVSQLHQLRGRVGRGGVPGLCLMVTSAEPETLARERVEAVASTLDGFELAQKDLELRQEGDVLGSTQSGGRSSLRLLRVAKDGALIGEARELAQRVLADDPGLAGHPALRDALERRLDDAARDFMAQA from the coding sequence GTGGAATCGGCTCTCGACGCGAAGCTGGGCTCGGTGCTCGGCGGGCGCACTGCTGCCGCCCTGCAGAAGGGGCTGGGGCTGGCGACGGTGGGCGATCTGCTGTCGCACTATCCGCGGCGCTATGCGTTGCGCGGTGAGCTGACGGCGTTGACGATGCTTCCCGGTGGCGAGAATGTGACGATCGTCGCCGAGGTGGTGGAGGTGCGTGAGCGTTCGATGCAGAACCGGCGCGGTTCTCTGCTGGAGGTCCGCATCAGTGATGGCACGGGCATCCTGAGTCTCACTTTCTTCAATCAGGCGTGGCGCAAGGCGGAGCTTCGGCCGGGCGTGCGCGGTATCTTCGCGGGCAAGGTGGGCGACTATCGCGGCACGCCGCAGTTGGCGCATCCCGACTATGAGCTGTTCGAGCCGGATGCGGAGAGTGATGCTGAGGCGCAGCGTGCGTGGGCTGAGCAGCCGGTGCCGATCTATCCGGCGACGGCGTCGGTGACGTCGTGGCAGTTGCAGAAGGCGGTCGGGGTTGTGCTCGACACGCTGCCTCCGCTGGCGGATCCGGTTCCGGATGCGATTCGTCAGGAGCGCACGTTGATGGCGTACCGGCGCGCCCTTGAGCTGATCCACCGGCCGAAGAAGGACATCGAGTGGCGCGCGGCGCGCAAGGCGTTGCGCTTCCAGGAGGCGTTCGTGTTGCAGGCGGGGCTTCTGCAGCAGAGGGATGTGTTGCGGGCGCAGGCGGCGACGCCGCGGGTCCCGCAGGCGGGCGGCTTGCTTGAGCTGTTCGATGCGCGGCTGCCGTTCGTGCTCACCGACGATCAGCGCACGGTCGGCGAGGAGGTGGCGCGCGATATCGCTTCGGATGCCCCCATGAACAGGCTTGTGCAGGGTGAGGTCGGTTCGGGTAAGACGCTTGTGGCGTTGCGCGCGATGCTGGCGGTGGCCGAGTCGGGTGGGCAGTCGGCGCTGCTCGCCCCGACGGAGGTTCTCGCTGCGCAGCATCTGCGCTCGATTGTGGCGACGCTGGGGCCGGAGCTGGCGGCTCGGCTGCGGCCGACCCTCATCACGGGCCAGCTGGGCATGGCGGAGCGCCGTAGGGCCACCCTGGCTGCGGTCTCCGGTCAGGCGCACATTGTGGTGGGCACGCATGCGCTCATGGGCGATTCGGTCGAGTTCTTCGATCTGGGGCTTGTCGTTGTCGACGAGCAGCATCGTTTCGGGGTGCAGCAGCGGGAGGCGCTGCGTCGCAAGGGCGCTGTTCCGCCGCATGTTCTTGTGCTGACGGCGACCCCCATCCCGCGCACGGTCGCCATGACGGTGTTCGGCGATCTTGATGTGTCGACCATTGCGCAGTTGCCGGCGGGGCGCATCCCGATCGAGTCGTTTGTTGTTCCGCTTGCTGACAGGCCCGGCTGGATGGGTCGGGTCTGGGAGCGCATGTCTGAGGAGCTTGCGCAGGGCAGGCAGGCGTTCGTGGTCTGCCCGGCGATCGATGCGAGCGCGCCCGATCCGGCGGATGCCCCGGATGCCCCTGACGCCGCCGCAGGCACGCACGGCCCGCCCGCGAAGCCCGCCACGGTCGTGGAGGTGTTGGAGGAGCTGCGCGCGAATCCGCTGTTCACGTCCGCGCGCATCGAGCCGTTGCATGGCCGCATGTCGAGCGAGGAGAAGGATGCGACGATGCGGGCGTTCGGCGCGGGCGAGATCGATGTGATCGTGGCGACGACGGTGATCGAGGTGGGCGTGGATGTTCCGAATGCGTCGACGATGGTCGTGCTCGATGCCGATCGCTTCGGCGTCTCCCAGCTGCATCAGTTGCGCGGCCGGGTCGGCCGGGGCGGCGTTCCGGGGCTCTGCCTCATGGTCACGAGCGCGGAGCCGGAGACCCTCGCCCGTGAGCGGGTGGAGGCTGTCGCATCGACTCTCGACGGCTTCGAGCTGGCCCAGAAGGATCTCGAGCTGCGTCAGGAGGGCGATGTTCTGGGCAGCACGCAGTCGGGCGGGCGGTCCAGTCTGCGGCTGTTGCGGGTGGCGAAGGACGGCGCGCTGATCGGGGAGGCTCGGGAGCTGGCGCAGCGGGTGTTGGCCGACGATCCTGGCCTGGCCGGGCATCCGGCGCTGAGGGATGCGCTCGAGCGGCGTCTCGACGATGCGGCGCGCGATTTCATGGCGCAGGCGTGA
- the coaD gene encoding pantetheine-phosphate adenylyltransferase — protein sequence MSRIAVVPGSFDPVTLGHLDVIERAAAMFDELHVVVVHNPGKTALLPVAQRVQLIERAIADAGIVGKIRVTSWMVGLLVDYCTDVGASVLVKGVRSGVDVAYETPMAIVNRNLAGVETVFLLPDPAHAHVSSSLVRQVSALGGDVSPYVPRAVAEFLQSPSAP from the coding sequence ATGAGCAGGATCGCCGTCGTCCCAGGTTCGTTTGACCCCGTCACTCTGGGGCATCTCGATGTGATCGAGCGTGCCGCGGCCATGTTCGATGAACTTCATGTCGTCGTCGTGCACAATCCGGGCAAGACGGCTCTTCTGCCGGTCGCTCAGCGGGTGCAGCTGATCGAGAGGGCGATCGCCGATGCGGGCATCGTCGGCAAGATCAGGGTCACGTCGTGGATGGTCGGCCTGCTCGTCGACTACTGCACCGATGTGGGTGCGAGCGTGCTCGTGAAGGGCGTGCGTTCGGGCGTCGATGTCGCCTATGAGACGCCGATGGCGATTGTGAACCGCAATCTGGCGGGCGTGGAGACGGTGTTCCTGTTGCCCGATCCGGCGCACGCGCACGTGTCGAGTTCGCTTGTGCGGCAGGTGTCGGCGCTCGGCGGCGATGTGAGCCCGTATGTGCCGCGCGCGGTTGCGGAGTTCCTGCAGAGCCCCTCTGCGCCCTGA
- a CDS encoding AAA family ATPase — protein MEHALPEQADALMTATEFHELSRGILRSIRTVIDGKDEAIELALTVLLAEGHLLIEDVPGVGKTMLARALARSVDCTVSRIQFTPDLLPSDITGVSVYNQGERRFEFNPGPIFANIVIGDEINRASPKTQSALLESMEERQVTVDGHSHVLVPPFTVMATQNPVEMEGTYPLPEAQRDRFMARISMGYPDEVAERAMLRQREQSSPLDRVTPVVSLDQLREMITAVRSIYVSPAVERYAVSIAQATRVDSELRLGASPRATLQLVRAAKAWAALDARDFVLPDDIDQLAVPVLGHRLIPTSRGSLLAGAFSIDVVTDIIHRIVASTVVPLAGDDRA, from the coding sequence ATGGAACACGCACTACCCGAGCAGGCGGATGCGCTGATGACGGCGACCGAATTCCATGAGTTGAGCCGTGGCATCCTGCGCAGCATCCGGACTGTCATCGACGGCAAGGATGAGGCCATCGAGTTGGCGCTGACGGTTCTGCTTGCCGAGGGTCATCTTCTGATCGAGGATGTTCCGGGCGTCGGCAAGACGATGCTGGCGCGCGCTCTGGCCCGCTCGGTGGACTGCACGGTGAGTCGCATCCAGTTCACGCCTGATCTTCTGCCTTCTGACATCACGGGCGTCTCGGTGTACAACCAGGGCGAGCGGCGCTTCGAGTTCAATCCGGGCCCCATCTTCGCGAACATCGTCATCGGTGACGAGATCAACCGTGCGAGCCCGAAGACGCAGTCGGCGCTGCTGGAGAGCATGGAGGAGCGTCAGGTCACCGTCGATGGCCACAGCCATGTTCTGGTGCCGCCGTTCACGGTGATGGCGACGCAGAACCCTGTGGAGATGGAGGGCACCTATCCTCTTCCGGAGGCGCAGCGCGACAGGTTCATGGCGCGCATCTCGATGGGCTACCCCGACGAGGTGGCGGAGCGGGCGATGCTGCGGCAGCGTGAGCAGTCGAGCCCGCTCGATCGTGTGACGCCGGTGGTGTCGTTGGATCAGCTGCGGGAGATGATCACTGCTGTTCGCAGCATCTACGTCTCGCCTGCCGTTGAGCGTTATGCCGTTTCGATCGCGCAGGCCACCCGGGTCGACAGTGAGCTTCGTCTCGGCGCGAGCCCGCGCGCGACGCTGCAGCTGGTGCGCGCGGCGAAGGCCTGGGCTGCGCTGGATGCCCGCGATTTCGTGCTGCCTGATGACATCGACCAGTTGGCGGTTCCTGTTCTCGGGCACCGTCTCATCCCGACGTCGCGCGGTTCGCTGCTGGCCGGCGCGTTCTCGATCGATGTGGTGACCGACATCATCCACCGCATCGTCGCATCCACTGTCGTTCCGCTTGCGGGCGACGATCGCGCTTAG
- a CDS encoding DUF58 domain-containing protein: MSLRSRVAGLLGRDGSRRSASLGLTVRGWGTAMVAAVCLITVYFTALDGMLFVGVFLAAALGCALLSAHHRRPRLALHRSFSTTRITARHPVTIALQLANRSERPVAAGHWSDFWSWRTSSVWGPGTLTGSSEPGEFGPLRPRSARSLSVARLAHVWEPPRRGEFVLGPLVVRVTDPFGLAWALVTVGDAHGVTAVPEVVPLPDTGLAFADADGSARRISHRAVGGEHDLTTRDYRAGDPLRRVHWRASAHHGELMVRQEEQRSNAEATIVIDTRAAGYPDANRLRAAEDAESELFEWAVSFAASLAVFLNDAGLLVRFVETGPAQLDADDGRPLIDGLARIELTHGGVEQEVSLALPGRSSEGSGGTVVTVLADPDEQTMAAMLAARNAFSLAVAFVLRGDADVRRDDVLGRLQDAGWLCVDVADGVTVDEAWRTAGDRAGRRRA; the protein is encoded by the coding sequence ATGTCGCTGCGTTCGAGGGTTGCCGGGCTGCTCGGTCGTGACGGCTCGCGCCGCAGTGCTTCCCTGGGCCTGACGGTGCGGGGCTGGGGCACGGCGATGGTCGCGGCGGTGTGCCTCATCACGGTGTATTTCACGGCCCTCGACGGCATGCTCTTCGTGGGCGTGTTCCTGGCTGCGGCGCTCGGCTGTGCCCTCCTGTCGGCTCACCATCGCAGGCCCAGGCTGGCGTTGCACCGCTCGTTCTCGACGACGCGCATCACGGCTCGGCATCCGGTGACGATTGCCCTGCAGTTGGCGAATCGCTCGGAGCGGCCGGTTGCGGCGGGGCACTGGTCAGATTTCTGGTCGTGGCGCACTTCTTCTGTGTGGGGTCCGGGCACGCTGACGGGGTCGAGTGAGCCGGGCGAGTTCGGCCCGTTGCGGCCGAGGTCGGCACGTTCGTTGAGCGTGGCGCGTCTGGCGCATGTGTGGGAACCTCCGCGGCGCGGCGAGTTCGTGTTGGGCCCGCTGGTGGTGCGGGTCACTGATCCGTTCGGCTTGGCGTGGGCGCTTGTCACGGTCGGCGATGCGCATGGCGTGACGGCTGTTCCCGAGGTCGTGCCGCTTCCCGACACGGGCCTGGCCTTCGCGGATGCCGACGGCTCGGCCCGTCGCATCAGCCACCGGGCGGTGGGTGGCGAGCATGATCTGACGACTCGTGACTACCGGGCGGGTGACCCGCTCAGGCGGGTGCACTGGCGGGCGTCTGCGCATCATGGCGAGCTGATGGTGCGTCAGGAGGAGCAGCGCAGCAATGCCGAGGCGACGATCGTGATCGATACGCGTGCGGCGGGGTATCCGGATGCGAACCGGCTGCGGGCTGCGGAGGATGCGGAGAGTGAGCTCTTCGAGTGGGCGGTGAGTTTCGCGGCGTCGCTGGCGGTGTTCCTGAACGATGCGGGGCTGCTCGTGCGCTTCGTGGAGACGGGCCCCGCCCAGCTCGATGCGGATGACGGCAGGCCGCTGATCGATGGTCTCGCGCGCATCGAGCTCACGCATGGCGGGGTCGAGCAGGAGGTGTCGTTGGCGCTTCCGGGCCGCAGTTCGGAGGGGAGCGGTGGCACGGTGGTGACGGTGCTCGCGGACCCTGACGAGCAGACGATGGCGGCGATGCTGGCCGCCCGTAATGCGTTCTCCCTTGCGGTGGCGTTCGTGCTGCGCGGTGATGCGGATGTGCGGCGCGATGACGTTCTGGGCCGCCTGCAGGATGCGGGCTGGTTGTGTGTCGATGTCGCCGACGGCGTCACCGTGGATGAGGCGTGGCGCACCGCTGGTGATCGGGCGGGGAGGCGTCGTGCCTGA
- a CDS encoding DUF3488 and transglutaminase-like domain-containing protein, with amino-acid sequence MPEAKTRRDWRISVALLVVIMAALGGWGGVLQDVFWWLIVLGECMIVLGAAAATRVFTESRILPSLVSIVAAVFALEMVTVPTSTFFGIPTGDTLAAWSQLWFSGVASIQAQATPAVVDEGILFLLCLGAAVLALLADLVAIAFRRAAGVGLLVLPLVLAAPAIGRGSVDVFWLVVTALAFLYLLASSHSVRERAVPGRRAWDAAAIAAAALVAALVLPVLLPTPQQLSVTGAGGAGSIVNGVNPIIRLGDDLRREDERVALTYSTESGDQHYLRLMSLAVFGDNWSQQPNPIPVRGSDEPAPAPEGVSGDVPRSPETSFIDVEQLGGSWLPIPYPATTVDGLRNDALWQANLALRSGSRSIQGETFTVDSLVLEPTPEQLLAAGSSVPEAVDEFAVADEAWPAIIRDTAAAVAGSAATNYEKAVALQQFFRSGGDFSYSESAPVDEGYDGSGAEVIGVFLQEKSGYCVHFASAMALMARTLRIPSRVAVGFLPGSSTGQRDDAGRPVWEVTSQQLHAWPELFFEGIGWVPFEPTMSRGVLPSYSSGQTPGVPTPAAPSQVPSPGATAPSSSSGAPERPDAGGLGPDAAQPERGVPWGVFVVLGVLLLLLVPAAVRALQRLARLPRRDAHPGLAWTELLQSAEDLGVAVVGENTPRENAVLLQRLLDRAEEGSRSAADAPPGSDSEHPVTDEALAGLLAAVERANFATPAARAASSPSQGATAPSHREMSALLRRLRGAFPRGRRIRSVLWPHSIVGRVMKVIS; translated from the coding sequence GTGCCTGAGGCGAAGACGCGCAGGGACTGGCGCATCAGCGTGGCGTTGCTGGTGGTGATCATGGCGGCCCTCGGCGGCTGGGGCGGCGTGCTTCAGGATGTCTTCTGGTGGCTCATCGTGCTGGGCGAGTGCATGATCGTGCTGGGTGCTGCCGCCGCGACGCGGGTGTTCACCGAGTCGCGCATCCTGCCGTCACTGGTGTCGATCGTGGCCGCCGTGTTCGCGCTTGAGATGGTCACGGTGCCGACGTCGACGTTCTTCGGCATTCCGACGGGTGACACGCTGGCGGCGTGGTCGCAGTTGTGGTTCTCCGGCGTCGCGTCGATCCAGGCGCAGGCGACGCCTGCTGTCGTGGATGAGGGCATCCTGTTCCTGCTCTGTCTGGGCGCGGCGGTGTTGGCTTTGCTGGCCGATCTGGTGGCGATCGCGTTCCGCCGGGCGGCGGGCGTGGGCCTGCTCGTGTTGCCGCTCGTGCTCGCAGCGCCTGCTATCGGCCGCGGCTCTGTTGACGTGTTCTGGCTTGTTGTGACGGCGTTGGCGTTTCTGTATCTGCTGGCGTCGAGCCATTCGGTGCGTGAGCGGGCGGTTCCTGGCCGGCGCGCCTGGGATGCGGCTGCGATCGCGGCGGCGGCTCTCGTCGCGGCCCTCGTGCTCCCCGTGCTGTTGCCGACGCCACAGCAGTTGTCGGTCACGGGCGCGGGTGGTGCCGGTTCGATCGTGAACGGTGTGAATCCGATCATCCGGCTCGGCGATGACCTGCGCAGGGAGGATGAGCGGGTTGCGTTGACGTACAGCACGGAGTCGGGTGACCAGCACTATCTACGTCTGATGAGCCTCGCGGTGTTCGGCGACAACTGGTCGCAGCAGCCGAATCCGATCCCTGTGCGGGGTTCCGACGAGCCTGCTCCCGCCCCGGAGGGGGTGTCGGGGGATGTGCCGCGTTCGCCTGAGACGAGCTTCATCGATGTGGAGCAGTTGGGCGGGTCGTGGCTGCCGATCCCGTATCCGGCGACGACGGTCGACGGCCTGCGCAATGATGCGCTGTGGCAGGCGAATCTGGCGTTGCGCAGCGGCTCGCGATCGATCCAGGGTGAGACGTTCACGGTCGATTCGCTCGTTCTCGAGCCGACTCCGGAGCAGCTGCTGGCGGCGGGGTCGTCCGTTCCCGAGGCGGTCGACGAGTTCGCGGTGGCTGACGAGGCGTGGCCTGCGATCATCCGCGACACGGCGGCCGCGGTGGCCGGTTCCGCCGCCACGAACTACGAGAAGGCGGTCGCGCTGCAGCAGTTCTTCCGTTCGGGCGGCGATTTCTCCTATTCGGAGTCGGCGCCCGTCGATGAGGGTTATGACGGTTCGGGCGCCGAGGTCATCGGGGTGTTCCTGCAGGAGAAGAGCGGCTATTGCGTGCATTTCGCGTCGGCGATGGCGCTCATGGCGCGCACGCTGCGCATCCCGTCGCGCGTCGCGGTCGGCTTCCTGCCGGGTAGTTCGACGGGGCAGAGGGATGACGCGGGCCGGCCGGTGTGGGAGGTCACCTCCCAGCAGCTCCACGCCTGGCCCGAGTTGTTCTTCGAGGGGATCGGCTGGGTGCCGTTCGAGCCGACGATGAGCCGTGGTGTGCTGCCCTCCTATTCGAGCGGGCAGACGCCGGGCGTTCCGACTCCGGCCGCTCCGTCGCAGGTTCCCTCTCCGGGCGCGACGGCTCCCTCCTCCTCTTCGGGAGCCCCGGAGCGTCCGGATGCCGGTGGGCTCGGTCCGGATGCGGCGCAGCCCGAACGCGGCGTGCCGTGGGGAGTCTTCGTCGTTCTCGGCGTGCTGTTGTTGTTGCTCGTGCCGGCCGCCGTGCGGGCGTTGCAGAGGCTCGCCCGCCTGCCCAGGCGCGACGCGCATCCGGGTCTGGCGTGGACCGAGCTGTTGCAGTCGGCGGAGGATCTGGGCGTCGCCGTCGTCGGCGAGAACACTCCGCGGGAGAATGCGGTGCTGCTTCAGCGCCTGCTCGATCGTGCCGAGGAGGGGTCGCGTAGCGCAGCGGATGCCCCGCCCGGCTCTGATTCGGAACATCCGGTCACCGACGAGGCCTTGGCGGGGCTGCTGGCCGCGGTCGAACGTGCGAACTTCGCGACGCCGGCCGCTCGTGCCGCCTCGTCGCCGTCGCAGGGGGCCACTGCGCCTTCGCATAGGGAGATGAGCGCCCTGCTGCGGCGTCTGCGGGGGGCCTTCCCGCGGGGCCGCCGCATCCGCTCGGTGTTGTGGCCGCATTCCATCGTGGGAAGGGTCATGAAGGTCATCTCCTGA
- a CDS encoding siderophore-interacting protein, with protein MLTQTLVEKDARPAFRPYLVSVVSIRRLSPHFVRVTFTGELLDFFGTDRLDQRIKLMFPVEEGPHAGTLSDVGTHDEESVLRGEWYSIWRELPDEQRSPIRTYTVRAVRPELREIDVDMVVHEVGGGPASRWVARAVPGDELLIIGPDARSLSSAVGIDWQPGTATQQLLLGDETAAPAICSILETLPEGHTARAFIEVPTSADVLEPWLAPGASVTWLPRDGQPVGVLLEAALREWVAGNGDVIRPSLAASAQEVEEIDVDTQLLWDSPGAAPGAKFYSWIAGESAVIKTLRRFLVTETGIDRKRVAFMGYWRLGRAEGQ; from the coding sequence ATGCTTACTCAGACGCTCGTTGAGAAGGACGCCCGGCCGGCGTTCCGGCCCTACCTCGTCTCGGTCGTGAGCATCCGGCGTCTCTCGCCCCACTTCGTTCGGGTCACGTTCACGGGCGAGCTGCTCGATTTCTTCGGCACCGACAGGCTCGACCAGCGCATCAAGCTGATGTTCCCCGTCGAGGAGGGGCCGCACGCGGGCACCCTCAGCGATGTCGGAACGCACGACGAGGAGTCGGTTCTGCGCGGCGAATGGTACAGCATCTGGCGTGAGCTGCCCGACGAGCAGCGCAGCCCCATTCGCACCTACACGGTGCGCGCTGTTCGGCCGGAGCTGCGCGAGATCGACGTCGACATGGTCGTGCATGAGGTCGGCGGCGGCCCCGCATCGCGGTGGGTCGCGCGCGCCGTTCCCGGCGACGAACTCCTCATCATCGGTCCGGATGCCCGCAGTCTCAGTTCGGCGGTCGGCATCGACTGGCAGCCGGGTACGGCGACGCAGCAGCTGCTCCTCGGAGACGAGACGGCCGCGCCGGCCATCTGCAGCATCCTGGAGACGCTGCCGGAGGGTCACACCGCGCGTGCATTCATCGAGGTTCCGACTTCGGCCGATGTGCTCGAGCCGTGGCTCGCGCCGGGGGCGAGCGTGACGTGGCTGCCCCGCGACGGTCAGCCCGTCGGGGTTCTGCTCGAGGCTGCTCTGCGCGAGTGGGTGGCCGGCAATGGCGACGTGATCCGCCCCTCCCTGGCCGCGAGTGCGCAGGAGGTCGAGGAGATCGACGTCGACACGCAGCTTCTCTGGGATTCGCCGGGGGCTGCGCCGGGTGCGAAGTTCTACTCCTGGATCGCGGGGGAGTCGGCCGTCATCAAGACGCTGCGCCGCTTCCTCGTCACCGAGACGGGCATCGACCGCAAGCGGGTCGCGTTCATGGGCTACTGGCGGCTGGGCAGGGCCGAGGGCCAGTGA
- a CDS encoding aspartate aminotransferase family protein, whose translation MTESPNPDGARARELDSSAVFHSWSTQGGRDAIAIAGGLGSTVWDHDGRRYLDFASQLVNVNIGHQHPAVVEAITRQAATLATVAPNHANLVRGEAAQRILDLAGPAFNRVFFTNGGADAVENAIRMARLVTGRDTVLSAYRSYHGNTGAAIVATGDWRRIPNRFARGHVHFFGPYLYRSEFWAGSPEEESQRALRHLERVIEAEGPSTIAAILIEAIPGSSGVLVPPPGYLRGVRELASRHGILLVIDEVMSGFGRAGEWFAHRADFGDGRESVVPDLVTFAKGSNSGYVPAGGVIVSEAVTAAFTDTVFPGGLTYSGHPLAMAAIVATIDAMKAEGIVEHAATIGAEHLGPGLRALAEAHPVIGEVRGMGVFWAVEFVDDPDARTPVSAAFMAALGAALRERGFLPLIVENRIHVAPPCVVTPAEVARGLALLDEAVTAVEQR comes from the coding sequence ATGACCGAGTCACCGAACCCCGATGGGGCCCGTGCCCGTGAACTCGACAGCTCCGCGGTGTTCCACTCCTGGAGCACGCAGGGCGGGCGGGATGCCATCGCCATCGCGGGTGGGCTGGGCAGCACGGTCTGGGATCACGACGGCCGGCGCTATCTGGATTTCGCCAGCCAGCTCGTCAATGTCAACATCGGCCACCAGCATCCGGCCGTCGTCGAGGCCATCACGCGGCAGGCGGCGACGCTCGCGACGGTGGCGCCGAACCACGCCAATCTGGTGCGCGGTGAGGCCGCCCAGCGCATCCTCGACCTCGCGGGGCCCGCATTCAACAGGGTCTTCTTCACCAATGGTGGGGCGGATGCTGTCGAGAACGCCATCAGGATGGCCCGCCTCGTCACCGGCCGCGACACGGTGCTCTCCGCCTATCGCTCCTACCACGGCAACACGGGTGCGGCGATTGTGGCGACGGGGGACTGGCGCCGCATCCCCAACCGTTTCGCGCGCGGGCATGTGCACTTCTTCGGCCCGTATCTGTACCGCAGCGAGTTCTGGGCGGGCAGCCCCGAGGAGGAGTCGCAGCGCGCGCTGCGCCACCTGGAGCGCGTGATCGAGGCAGAGGGGCCGTCGACGATCGCGGCGATCCTGATCGAGGCCATCCCGGGCAGCTCCGGCGTGCTGGTGCCGCCGCCCGGTTATCTGAGGGGCGTGCGTGAGCTCGCGTCACGGCACGGCATCCTGCTCGTGATCGATGAGGTGATGAGCGGTTTCGGTCGGGCTGGCGAGTGGTTCGCGCACAGGGCAGACTTCGGCGACGGGCGAGAGTCTGTCGTGCCAGACCTTGTGACCTTCGCCAAGGGCAGCAACTCGGGTTATGTGCCGGCGGGTGGTGTGATCGTCTCTGAGGCGGTCACGGCCGCGTTCACCGACACGGTGTTCCCCGGTGGGCTCACCTATTCTGGGCATCCGCTCGCCATGGCCGCGATCGTGGCGACCATCGATGCGATGAAGGCGGAGGGGATCGTCGAGCATGCCGCGACGATCGGCGCCGAGCATCTCGGGCCGGGCCTGCGGGCGTTGGCCGAGGCGCATCCCGTGATCGGGGAGGTGCGGGGAATGGGCGTCTTCTGGGCGGTCGAGTTCGTCGATGATCCGGATGCGCGCACGCCGGTATCCGCAGCGTTCATGGCTGCGCTCGGGGCGGCGTTGAGGGAGCGCGGCTTCCTCCCGCTCATCGTCGAGAACCGCATCCATGTGGCCCCGCCCTGCGTCGTGACCCCCGCCGAGGTCGCCCGCGGGCTCGCCCTGCTCGATGAGGCCGTGACCGCCGTCGAGCAGCGCTGA
- a CDS encoding YceD family protein, whose protein sequence is MREQQLELVADERLGNAVIGIEPGAPIDIDLRLEALHDGILVTATVESTASGECVRCLIDVAEPVEVEIQEVFAYSEDEAFEYQVQDDHVNLEPVIRDAVVLSLPFQPVCQEDCLGLCPQCGVRLLDNPGHEHEEPTDPRWAKLAGLEGLTEATTTDVIGEEPDGDADREKR, encoded by the coding sequence ATGCGCGAGCAGCAGCTTGAGCTCGTCGCAGACGAGCGTCTCGGCAACGCCGTCATCGGCATCGAGCCGGGAGCGCCCATCGACATCGACCTCCGCCTGGAGGCGCTGCACGACGGCATCCTGGTCACCGCGACGGTCGAATCGACGGCCTCGGGGGAGTGCGTGCGCTGCCTGATTGACGTGGCCGAGCCTGTCGAAGTCGAAATCCAGGAGGTTTTCGCGTACTCTGAGGACGAAGCTTTCGAGTATCAGGTTCAAGATGATCACGTGAATCTTGAACCGGTCATCAGGGATGCGGTCGTGTTGTCACTTCCGTTCCAGCCGGTGTGTCAAGAGGATTGCCTCGGCCTGTGCCCCCAGTGTGGGGTGCGGCTCCTCGACAACCCGGGCCATGAGCATGAAGAACCCACAGATCCTCGGTGGGCGAAACTTGCCGGCCTCGAAGGTCTGACCGAGGCCACAACCACCGACGTGATCGGCGAAGAGCCTGATGGCGACGCCGACAGAGAAAAGAGATAG
- the rpmF gene encoding 50S ribosomal protein L32, with translation MAVPKRKMSRASTRARRAQWKATPPTLVKTVEGGKVVYSLPHRAKVVEDSAGTPLYMEYKGRKVADV, from the coding sequence ATGGCAGTACCCAAGCGCAAGATGTCCCGTGCGAGCACCCGCGCCCGCCGCGCCCAGTGGAAGGCCACGCCTCCCACCCTGGTGAAGACCGTCGAGGGTGGCAAGGTTGTCTACAGCCTGCCGCACCGCGCGAAGGTCGTCGAGGACTCGGCCGGCACGCCCCTGTACATGGAGTACAAGGGCCGCAAGGTCGCAGACGTCTGA